The following coding sequences are from one Nicotiana tomentosiformis chromosome 3, ASM39032v3, whole genome shotgun sequence window:
- the LOC138908766 gene encoding 14 kDa proline-rich protein DC2.15-like: MASKTRASVTLFLSLNLLFFVIVSGTDCGSCHHNPPSTGNGGGNGGNTGGSGNGGGSGNGGGSGNGGGGGNGQGRCPRDALKLGVCANLLGGLVGVIVGSPPTLPCCSLIAGLADLEAAVCLCTAIRANVLGINLNVPLSLSLVLNNCGRNPPTGFTC, translated from the coding sequence ATGGCTTCCAAAACAAGAGCCTCAGTTACCCTTTTCCTCTCATTGAATCTCCTTTTCTTTGTCATAGTCAGTGGAACTGATTGTGGCTCTTGTCATCATAATCCTCCTAGCACCGGTAATGGTGGTGGCAATGGTGGTAACACTGGTGGCTCGGGCAATGGTGGCGGCTCCGGCAACGGAGGTGGTTCGGGCAATGGCGGCGGAGGTGGCAATGGACAAGGCAGGTGCCCGAGAGATGCTCTGAAGTTAGGGGTATGTGCAAATTTACTTGGTGGATTGGTGGGAGTGATAGTGGGTTCTCCACCAACTTTGCCGTGCTGCAGCTTGATCGCGGGGCTGGCGGATTTAGAGGCGGCAGTTTGCTTGTGCACAGCCATAAGGGCAAATGTGCTGGGAATAAATCTGAATGTGCCACTCTCTCTTAGCCTTGTTCTCAACAACTGTGGAAGGAATCCTCCTACTGGCTTCACTTGCTAA